Genomic segment of Mucilaginibacter sabulilitoris:
GTATCATTGGGGATCTGCACGCAAAAATGCCATTATTGGCTGGGAAGCAGCTTTGCAACGAAAGGCTTCTTAATGCCTGAAAAGAAAAAACGCGTAAGGAATTTTCCTTACGCGTTTGGTCTACTATTTATAAATGTTTTCTGTTACCAGAACCTCACATAAAGCGCCGTGAGCAGTAATAAGGTAACTATAATTAAAGCCAGTGTTGAAGGTTCAACCTTAAACATGCTTTTGTCGAGTACAAAGGCTTTGGGGTTAATTTTCGGTCCGGCAAAACTTACAATTACGATGGCTATTATGGTGAACAGGAACGACAGTCCCATACAGATCAGGAACGGTATTTCGTAACCACCATGCCCGTTAGGGAAAGCGGTGTATAGCCAGGTTTCGTGCCCGAATATTTTAGGAGCGTAATTATTGAACAATACCGACATGGCAAACCCGGTTACGATACCCACAATGGCTGCTGCCCCGGTTGTACGTTTCCAGAAAAAGCCCAGTATAAATATGGCAAATATACCCGGGCTGATAAAACCGGTGTACTTTTGAATAAAGGTGAAGCCACCCTCGCCGCCTATACCTAAAAGATCTTTCCAGGTTAGTAATATAGATAGCACCATGGCTGCCACAATAACAAACTTGCCCATTAATACCATGCCTTTTTCATCAGCATCCTTTTTAATGTATTTTTTGTATATGTCCATAGTAAATATGGTAGATATACTATTGGCCTTGCCAGCCAGCGAGGCCACAATAGCCGCCGTTAAGGCTGCTATGGAAAGACCTTTTAAACCGTTTGGCAAAAAGCCAAGTACAGCCGAGTAGGCATTATCTGGATTTAAATGACCACCAGCGTTCATTTCCTGTTGCAGGCCACCGTTTTTATATAAAACATAAGCGGCTACGCCCGGCAGTATCACAATAATAGGCATGGCCAGTTTCATTAAACCGGCAAATAATATCCCGGTGCGGGCTGTTTTCAAATCGGAACCCAAGGCCCTTTGGGTGATGTATTGGTTACAACCCCAGTAATTTAAATTTACTATCCATTGCCCGGCAAAATACATGGCAATCCCTGGCAGCAACAGGTACTTATCAATATCGGCCTGTGATGCATTTGGGCCTGGTTTGGCCAATATCATTTTAAAATGCTCCGGCGAATCTTTAAGCATAGCTGTAAAACCGGCTAACGCGTTTTTACCTAAACCAAAATGCTCACTCACCAGTGTTAAGGCAATATAGGTGGTCGCTAAACCACCAATTACCAGTACCAGCACTTGTATAACATCGGTAAAGCCAATTACCTTCATGCCACCAAGCGCTATAACCAGCGCGAAAACGGAAAGCGCGATAATTATCCAATGGAAAGTGTTAGGGTCGCCACCGGCCAGGCTATTAATGGCCAGCGCTCCCAGGAACAGTATCGAAGTCAGGTTTACAAATACATATAAAAACAACCAGAAAATGGCCATGATCAAACTAACCGCCTGATTGTACCGCGTTTCCAGGAACTGGGGCATGGTAAATATCTTATTTTTAAGATATACCGGGATAAACCAAACCGCCACAATAATGAGCGCAATGGCAGCTATCCATTCATATGCAGCAACGGCAATACCTACCGTAAAACCCTGGCCGCTGGCACCGATAAATTGCTCAGCCGAAATATTGGAAGCGATAAGTGACGCGCCTATTGCCCACCAGGTAAGCGAACCTTCGGCCAAAAAGAAATCATGGCTGCCGGATACCCCCGCCTTTTTTTTGCGATTGTATACCCAATAGCCATATCCTGCTACTACAAAAAAATAGATAACGAATATGACGTAATCAATGGTGGAAAACTTACTCATAATGTGGTTTTAATTAA
This window contains:
- a CDS encoding sodium:solute symporter family transporter, whose protein sequence is MSKFSTIDYVIFVIYFFVVAGYGYWVYNRKKKAGVSGSHDFFLAEGSLTWWAIGASLIASNISAEQFIGASGQGFTVGIAVAAYEWIAAIALIIVAVWFIPVYLKNKIFTMPQFLETRYNQAVSLIMAIFWLFLYVFVNLTSILFLGALAINSLAGGDPNTFHWIIIALSVFALVIALGGMKVIGFTDVIQVLVLVIGGLATTYIALTLVSEHFGLGKNALAGFTAMLKDSPEHFKMILAKPGPNASQADIDKYLLLPGIAMYFAGQWIVNLNYWGCNQYITQRALGSDLKTARTGILFAGLMKLAMPIIVILPGVAAYVLYKNGGLQQEMNAGGHLNPDNAYSAVLGFLPNGLKGLSIAALTAAIVASLAGKANSISTIFTMDIYKKYIKKDADEKGMVLMGKFVIVAAMVLSILLTWKDLLGIGGEGGFTFIQKYTGFISPGIFAIFILGFFWKRTTGAAAIVGIVTGFAMSVLFNNYAPKIFGHETWLYTAFPNGHGGYEIPFLICMGLSFLFTIIAIVIVSFAGPKINPKAFVLDKSMFKVEPSTLALIIVTLLLLTALYVRFW